The following are encoded together in the Proteiniphilum saccharofermentans genome:
- a CDS encoding sugar kinase, giving the protein MQKVVTFGEIMLRLATPDYKRFIQSDHLTATFGGGEANVAVSLANYGIPVEFVTRLPENDIAAWCISDLRKMNVGTQHILHGGERVGIYFLETGAVARPSKVVYDRAHSSIAEVEKGMFNWKEILKDASWFHWTGITPALSQGAADACLEAIRTANELGVTVSCDLNYRKNLWKYGKKASEIMPELVKGCDIILGNEEDAEKVFGIKPEGFEVEHTSGEVDAAEFESVCQQLMQKFPRAKKVIITLRGSINANHNTWGGCLYSDKLYQSRRYDITHIVDRVGGGDSFMGGLIYGLLTYTGDDQKALDFAVAASCLKHTIYGDFNLVTVKEVETLMKGDGSGRVVR; this is encoded by the coding sequence ATGCAGAAAGTGGTAACTTTCGGCGAGATCATGTTGCGTCTTGCCACACCTGATTATAAAAGATTCATCCAGTCGGATCATCTTACGGCCACCTTTGGCGGTGGCGAAGCCAACGTAGCTGTTTCCCTGGCAAACTACGGTATCCCCGTGGAGTTTGTCACCCGCCTGCCCGAAAACGATATTGCAGCATGGTGTATCTCCGACCTCAGGAAAATGAATGTCGGAACACAGCATATCCTGCACGGCGGAGAACGGGTAGGGATTTATTTCCTTGAGACCGGTGCCGTGGCACGTCCCTCAAAAGTAGTCTACGACAGGGCCCATTCCTCCATCGCGGAAGTGGAAAAAGGGATGTTCAACTGGAAAGAGATACTCAAAGATGCATCATGGTTCCACTGGACAGGTATCACTCCCGCACTCTCACAGGGAGCTGCCGATGCCTGCCTTGAAGCGATCCGGACAGCCAATGAACTGGGAGTAACCGTTTCATGTGACCTCAACTATCGGAAGAATCTCTGGAAATACGGAAAAAAGGCATCCGAAATCATGCCTGAACTGGTAAAGGGATGCGATATTATCCTTGGGAATGAAGAAGATGCAGAGAAAGTGTTCGGCATCAAACCGGAGGGGTTCGAGGTAGAGCATACGTCAGGAGAGGTAGATGCAGCGGAATTCGAATCGGTTTGCCAACAGCTTATGCAGAAATTCCCGCGTGCGAAGAAAGTGATCATTACGTTGCGCGGTTCTATCAATGCCAATCACAATACCTGGGGCGGATGCCTCTATTCAGATAAACTCTATCAATCCAGAAGATATGATATTACCCATATCGTGGATAGAGTGGGTGGAGGCGACTCTTTCATGGGAGGACTCATTTACGGATTACTGACTTATACCGGTGACGACCAAAAGGCGCTCGACTTCGCCGTAGCAGCTTCCTGCTTAAAGCATACCATCTATGGCGATTTCAACCTGGTTACCGTAAAGGAAGTGGAAACACTGATGAAAGGCGACGGATCAGGAAGAGTGGTACGTTGA
- a CDS encoding L-threonylcarbamoyladenylate synthase: MIVKLYNENPNPREIEKVVSVLRDGGIVIYPTDTLYGMGCDALNVRAVEKICDLKGINPQKSNLSIICNDLSIISEYAKVSTPVFKLMKRNLPGPFTFILPTTSSLPKIYKNKKTVGIRIPDNNIVREIVAQLGNPVLSTSVKDDNDEMEYTTDPELIHEKWGEIADIVIDGGFGGVEPSTVVDCTSGEPEIIRQGKGTLNF; the protein is encoded by the coding sequence ATGATAGTGAAATTATATAATGAAAACCCCAATCCGCGGGAAATTGAAAAAGTGGTCTCAGTACTTCGTGACGGAGGTATCGTGATCTACCCTACCGATACCCTTTACGGTATGGGGTGTGATGCCCTTAACGTGCGTGCGGTGGAGAAGATATGCGACCTGAAAGGGATCAATCCACAAAAAAGTAATTTATCGATCATCTGTAATGACTTGAGCATTATCAGTGAATATGCTAAAGTGAGCACGCCCGTCTTTAAGCTGATGAAACGAAACCTACCCGGACCATTCACATTCATTCTGCCAACAACATCGTCATTGCCCAAAATCTACAAGAACAAAAAGACTGTCGGCATCCGTATCCCCGACAACAATATCGTCAGGGAGATCGTGGCACAACTTGGCAACCCGGTATTGAGTACATCCGTAAAAGACGATAATGATGAGATGGAATATACTACCGACCCCGAATTGATCCACGAAAAATGGGGAGAGATCGCCGATATCGTGATCGACGGTGGTTTTGGAGGAGTTGAACCTTCTACGGTGGTAGATTGCACTTCTGGTGAACCGGAGATCATCCGGCAGGGTAAGGGGACGTTAAATTTCTAA
- a CDS encoding MIP family channel protein, whose product MKKYLAEMIGTMVLVLMGCGAAVFAGAGQPFDSVGTLGVAFAFGLSVVAMAYAIGSISGCHINPAITLGVFLSGRMSGKDAGMYMIFQVVGAILGSSILWFLAKDSGSTTTLTGANGFTDGQLSIAFVAETVFTFIFVLVVLGVTAKNGLNKFAGLAIGLALVLVHIVCIPITGTSVNPARSIGPALFEGGAALGQLWLFIVAPLLGAAIAAIVWKGITVENDAMEAA is encoded by the coding sequence ATGAAGAAGTATTTGGCAGAAATGATCGGTACGATGGTACTGGTATTAATGGGCTGTGGTGCAGCCGTGTTCGCAGGGGCAGGACAGCCTTTTGATTCTGTGGGTACGTTAGGTGTTGCATTTGCATTCGGCCTTTCAGTAGTGGCAATGGCTTATGCCATCGGTAGTATTTCGGGATGTCATATCAATCCGGCTATCACACTGGGGGTATTCCTCTCGGGCAGGATGAGCGGTAAAGATGCCGGCATGTATATGATCTTTCAGGTGGTCGGTGCCATTTTAGGTTCTTCCATCCTCTGGTTCCTTGCAAAAGATTCAGGTTCTACTACCACCCTTACCGGGGCAAATGGTTTTACAGACGGACAGTTGTCAATTGCCTTTGTAGCAGAAACGGTGTTCACTTTCATATTTGTACTGGTTGTACTGGGAGTGACCGCTAAGAATGGCCTGAATAAATTTGCCGGACTGGCTATCGGTCTGGCATTGGTACTGGTACACATTGTCTGTATCCCCATCACGGGAACTTCAGTGAATCCGGCCCGCAGTATAGGACCAGCCCTTTTCGAAGGAGGTGCGGCATTAGGACAACTTTGGTTGTTCATTGTAGCTCCGTTGCTCGGTGCTGCGATAGCTGCCATTGTCTGGAAAGGGATTACAGTAGAGAATGATGCAATGGAAGCTGCATAA
- a CDS encoding VOC family protein, whose protein sequence is MEIKARFDHYNINVFDLQKSIEFYDKALGLKEVRRKEALDGSYVLVFLGDGVTGFSLELTWLRDWDRPYNMGDNEQHLCLRVEGDYDEVRAFHKEMGCVCYENHKMGLYFIIDPDGYWIEVLPLKK, encoded by the coding sequence ATGGAAATAAAAGCAAGATTTGACCATTATAATATTAATGTGTTCGATCTACAAAAGAGTATTGAGTTTTATGACAAGGCATTGGGGCTGAAGGAAGTGCGCAGGAAGGAAGCACTGGACGGATCTTATGTATTAGTTTTTCTGGGAGATGGTGTCACCGGTTTTTCACTCGAACTCACATGGCTTCGCGATTGGGACAGGCCATATAATATGGGTGACAACGAGCAGCATCTGTGCCTCCGTGTAGAAGGAGATTATGATGAGGTAAGAGCATTTCATAAGGAAATGGGTTGTGTATGTTACGAAAATCACAAAATGGGGCTTTATTTTATCATTGATCCCGACGGATATTGGATAGAAGTATTACCTTTGAAGAAATAA
- a CDS encoding alpha-L-fucosidase: MKKLIIILLVFAFSSAQAQYKADWQSLDKREIPSWWADAKFGIFIHWGLYSVPAYAPVDEVKGIYEKYAEHYYNRLLAGNKLFTDFHNKHYGENFKYADFAPMFRVEYFNPAKWADLFKEAGAKYVVLTSKHHDGFCLWPSSQTPHWNSVVMGPHMDIIDTLSTAVRDAGLRFGLYYSLLEWGHPLYTQSTIEKWVDTHMIPQMKELVNTYKPEIIFSDGEWDYDSKTLKSEQFLAWLYNESPVKDSVVANDRWGKETRSKHGDYYTTEYDLVHNNEGIGDKADHPWEESRGIGTSYGYNRFETSAHYLSSKQLIHILIDKVSNGGNFLLNVGPDATGMIPVVMQERLLDMGKWLKINGEAIYSSRPWRNANKSENEQIAFTQREDNLYLILKEWQQAPITIPGLEQAAKVELLGYGGKVDVSFQNGRLTITPPVLAINEYPSQHAWVYKISGFKD, encoded by the coding sequence ATGAAAAAGTTGATAATCATTCTTCTTGTCTTTGCGTTCTCTTCCGCACAGGCACAGTATAAGGCCGACTGGCAATCACTCGACAAACGCGAAATACCTTCCTGGTGGGCGGATGCCAAATTTGGAATTTTCATTCATTGGGGATTATATTCCGTACCGGCGTATGCTCCTGTGGATGAAGTAAAAGGAATCTACGAAAAGTATGCCGAACATTATTACAACCGCTTACTGGCCGGAAATAAACTGTTTACCGATTTTCACAACAAGCACTATGGTGAGAATTTTAAATATGCCGATTTTGCCCCCATGTTCAGGGTGGAATATTTTAATCCAGCCAAATGGGCAGACCTTTTCAAAGAAGCAGGAGCAAAATATGTGGTACTGACATCGAAACACCACGATGGATTCTGCCTGTGGCCAAGTAGTCAAACACCCCATTGGAACAGTGTTGTGATGGGACCTCATATGGATATTATAGATACACTCTCGACCGCTGTACGCGATGCGGGATTGCGTTTCGGACTATATTACTCGTTGCTCGAATGGGGACACCCGTTGTACACACAATCCACTATCGAAAAATGGGTGGATACCCATATGATCCCACAGATGAAAGAGTTGGTAAACACTTACAAACCCGAAATAATTTTCTCTGACGGAGAATGGGATTACGATAGCAAGACGCTCAAAAGTGAACAGTTCCTGGCATGGCTATATAACGAGTCCCCGGTAAAAGATTCGGTAGTGGCAAACGACCGCTGGGGTAAGGAAACACGCAGTAAACATGGCGATTATTACACTACGGAGTATGACCTGGTACATAATAATGAAGGTATCGGTGACAAAGCCGACCATCCCTGGGAAGAGAGCCGTGGCATAGGGACATCGTACGGCTACAACAGGTTTGAGACTTCCGCACATTATCTCTCGTCGAAGCAACTGATCCATATCCTGATTGATAAAGTTTCCAACGGGGGCAATTTTCTGTTAAATGTGGGCCCCGATGCCACAGGAATGATACCGGTAGTCATGCAAGAGCGGCTGCTCGATATGGGGAAATGGCTGAAGATTAATGGTGAGGCCATTTATTCTTCCCGTCCGTGGCGAAACGCCAATAAATCCGAGAACGAACAGATCGCTTTCACACAAAGGGAAGATAACCTGTATCTCATCCTCAAAGAATGGCAACAGGCTCCAATCACTATTCCGGGATTGGAGCAGGCAGCAAAAGTAGAATTACTGGGATATGGGGGAAAGGTTGATGTATCATTTCAAAACGGCCGGTTAACCATTACACCACCCGTTTTGGCTATCAATGAATATCCGTCGCAACATGCCTGGGTATACAAGATTTCGGGTTTTAAAGACTAA
- a CDS encoding enoyl-ACP reductase FabI, protein MSYNLLKGKRGIIFGALNDQSIAWKVAERAVEEGAIITLSNTPVAVRMGDTAKLGEKLNAEILPADATNVEDLEMVFSKSVEILGGKIDFVLHSIGMSPNVRKKRTYDDLDYDMLAKTLDISAISFHKMLQVARKLDAIERGGSMLALTYVAAQRVFYGYNDMADAKALLESITRSFGYILGRDKGVRVNTISQSPTMTTAGSGVKGMTDLMDFSERMAPIGNADADDCADYCIVMFSDLTRKVTMQNLYNDGGFSSMGMSLRAMKQYSNGLDENRDEEGNVIYG, encoded by the coding sequence ATGAGTTACAATTTATTAAAAGGTAAAAGAGGTATTATCTTCGGTGCGTTGAACGATCAGTCCATCGCCTGGAAAGTGGCCGAAAGGGCTGTTGAAGAGGGTGCCATCATTACATTGTCGAATACTCCCGTTGCAGTCCGTATGGGAGATACGGCCAAACTGGGAGAGAAGCTTAACGCCGAGATCCTTCCGGCAGATGCCACCAATGTGGAAGATCTTGAAATGGTTTTTTCCAAATCGGTGGAGATATTGGGTGGAAAAATTGATTTCGTTCTCCATTCCATCGGTATGTCACCCAATGTCCGTAAAAAACGGACATATGATGACTTGGATTATGATATGCTTGCCAAGACTCTTGATATCTCAGCCATCTCCTTTCACAAGATGCTGCAAGTAGCCCGTAAATTAGACGCTATTGAAAGAGGCGGCTCAATGCTCGCGCTCACTTATGTAGCTGCACAACGTGTCTTTTATGGTTATAACGACATGGCCGATGCCAAAGCACTGTTGGAATCCATCACCCGCAGTTTTGGATATATCCTCGGCCGCGACAAAGGGGTACGTGTAAATACCATTTCGCAGTCGCCGACAATGACTACTGCCGGAAGCGGTGTAAAAGGGATGACCGACCTGATGGATTTCTCTGAACGGATGGCTCCCATCGGAAATGCCGATGCCGACGATTGCGCCGATTACTGTATCGTGATGTTCTCCGACCTCACGCGTAAGGTAACCATGCAGAATCTCTATAACGACGGAGGATTCTCCAGTATGGGTATGAGTCTCCGTGCAATGAAACAATATAGCAATGGGCTGGATGAAAATCGCGACGAAGAGGGAAATGTGATCTACGGATAA
- a CDS encoding MFS transporter has translation MSKLQEVGNAKMTNFRWTVVAMLFFATTINYLDRQVLSLTWDEFIKPEFHWNESHYGTITSFFSIFYAISMLFAGRFVEWMGTKKGFLWAIGVWSVGACLHAVCGIVTEAYVGLSSKAELIAATGDVAVVIATVSMWSFLVARGVLALGEAGNFPAAIKATAEFFPKKDRAYATSIFNAGASIGALFAPLTIPPLAKIFGWEMAFIIIGALGFLWMGFWVFLYDKPAESKRVNQLELDYIEQDKHELGEAEKKPGVAKVSLKKCFSYRQTWAFVAGKFMTDGVWWFFLFWTPSYLNTQFGIRTSEGLGMALIFTLYLIVTVLSIYGGKLPTIFINKSGQNPYAARMKAMLIFAFFPLVVLLAQPLGVEFAYLGKNAAWIPVLLISIGCAAHQAWSANLFSTIGDMLPQGAIATVTGIGGMAGGVGSMILQKGAGNLFHFAGETNMTFMGFEGKPAGYFIIFCICAFAYLIGWTIMKSLVPKYKPITDM, from the coding sequence ATGAGTAAATTACAAGAAGTAGGAAATGCAAAAATGACCAATTTCCGGTGGACAGTGGTCGCAATGTTATTCTTCGCAACAACCATCAACTATCTGGACAGACAGGTGTTATCACTCACATGGGATGAATTTATCAAACCCGAGTTTCACTGGAACGAGTCGCACTACGGAACAATTACTTCATTTTTCTCCATTTTTTATGCCATCAGCATGCTCTTTGCAGGCCGTTTTGTAGAGTGGATGGGAACTAAGAAAGGATTCCTTTGGGCAATCGGCGTTTGGAGTGTTGGCGCCTGTTTACATGCTGTGTGCGGTATTGTCACTGAAGCCTATGTTGGTTTGAGTAGCAAGGCCGAGTTGATTGCAGCAACAGGAGATGTGGCAGTGGTGATTGCCACTGTCAGCATGTGGAGCTTTTTAGTGGCACGTGGTGTACTCGCACTTGGTGAGGCGGGTAACTTCCCTGCAGCCATCAAGGCGACAGCCGAATTTTTCCCCAAAAAAGACCGTGCTTATGCCACTTCTATTTTTAACGCCGGGGCATCCATCGGTGCATTGTTTGCTCCTTTGACTATTCCCCCTTTAGCTAAAATATTCGGCTGGGAGATGGCATTTATCATTATCGGGGCCTTAGGTTTTCTCTGGATGGGATTCTGGGTTTTCTTGTACGACAAACCGGCCGAAAGTAAAAGGGTCAACCAACTTGAGTTGGATTATATTGAGCAGGATAAACATGAATTGGGCGAAGCCGAGAAGAAACCAGGTGTAGCAAAAGTATCATTGAAAAAATGTTTTTCCTACAGGCAAACATGGGCATTCGTAGCCGGAAAGTTTATGACAGACGGTGTTTGGTGGTTCTTCCTGTTCTGGACTCCTTCTTACCTGAATACACAATTTGGGATCAGAACTTCTGAAGGATTAGGTATGGCGTTGATCTTTACACTTTATCTGATTGTTACCGTATTATCCATTTATGGTGGAAAACTACCCACAATTTTCATTAACAAAAGCGGCCAGAATCCGTATGCTGCAAGAATGAAGGCAATGTTGATTTTTGCATTTTTCCCATTGGTAGTACTGCTTGCACAACCCTTGGGCGTAGAATTCGCCTATTTAGGTAAAAATGCCGCCTGGATTCCTGTCCTGCTGATATCTATCGGATGTGCCGCACACCAGGCATGGAGCGCTAACCTCTTTTCAACTATTGGTGATATGTTGCCGCAGGGCGCTATCGCCACTGTAACAGGTATTGGAGGAATGGCCGGAGGGGTAGGATCAATGATTTTACAGAAAGGTGCAGGTAATTTATTTCATTTTGCGGGCGAAACCAATATGACATTTATGGGATTTGAAGGTAAACCTGCAGGTTATTTCATTATCTTCTGTATTTGTGCTTTTGCCTACCTGATCGGATGGACAATCATGAAATCACTTGTTCCCAAATACAAACCAATTACTGATATGTAA
- a CDS encoding bifunctional 4-hydroxy-2-oxoglutarate aldolase/2-dehydro-3-deoxy-phosphogluconate aldolase, which yields MAKFTRLQVYQTIVDTGIVPVFYHSDTEVAKKVLKACYEGGIRAFEFTNRGDFAHEVFAELVKWADKECPEMILGIGSVVDAPTAALYIQLGANFVVGPLLNPEVFKVCNRRQIAYSPGCATVSEIGLAQELGAEIVKVFPGGNVGGPSFVKNIKGPMPWSRIMVTGGVEPTEENLSAWFRAGVTAVGMGSNLFPKEVLKNGEWHKITELCRVSLSIVKKYQ from the coding sequence ATGGCTAAATTTACAAGACTACAAGTCTATCAGACCATAGTAGATACGGGTATTGTACCTGTATTTTACCATTCCGATACCGAAGTGGCAAAAAAAGTGTTGAAAGCATGCTATGAAGGAGGTATCAGGGCGTTCGAATTTACCAACAGGGGTGATTTTGCGCATGAGGTGTTTGCCGAACTGGTGAAGTGGGCAGACAAAGAATGCCCGGAGATGATATTGGGTATCGGATCCGTAGTAGATGCACCTACCGCGGCACTCTATATTCAATTGGGGGCAAACTTTGTAGTAGGCCCGTTGCTGAATCCGGAAGTATTTAAAGTATGTAACCGCAGGCAGATAGCCTATTCACCCGGTTGTGCCACTGTATCCGAGATTGGTCTGGCCCAAGAGCTGGGTGCCGAGATCGTAAAAGTATTTCCGGGTGGTAATGTAGGTGGGCCGTCATTCGTGAAAAACATCAAAGGACCTATGCCCTGGTCCAGGATTATGGTCACAGGCGGGGTAGAGCCTACCGAAGAAAATCTCTCGGCATGGTTTCGTGCAGGTGTAACAGCAGTCGGTATGGGTTCCAATCTATTTCCAAAAGAGGTGCTAAAGAACGGAGAATGGCATAAAATCACCGAATTATGTAGGGTGAGCTTGTCAATTGTCAAGAAATATCAGTAA
- a CDS encoding 4-hydroxy-3-methylbut-2-en-1-yl diphosphate synthase, with protein MDFFNYKRRPTVDVHVGNIIMGGNYPVVVQTMTNTNTLDTEGSVAQCERIIAAGADLIRLTTQGVREANNLREIHQELRDKGYATPLSADIHFNPRAAEVAATIAEKVRINPGNFVDKQKTFAELIYTDEEYAQELEKIRSKVVPFLRICKEHGTAVRIGVNHGSLSDRIMSRYGDTPEGMVESCMEYLRIAIDENFTDIVISMKASNTLLMTKAVRLLVATMDKENIHFPLHLGVTEAGDGEDGRMKSAVGIGALLSDGLGDTIRVSLSEDPEVEVPVARKLVDYVNLRKGHASIEGKIYPGFSPYSTDRRETDPVWNIGGEHLPVVISDRSKIDDMSVNPHFIPDYIYIGSRMPVNFPKGMKSIVDYPYWEEKIDNFPLFTVDSLDKIRDCHAEVKFLRLSYPELSDEVMAFLKETPKIAVILTTAHQNGVGEQRAFFHALLNADCRVPVILQRNYAEDEAEDIQIKGGVDFGTVLLDGFGNGIMISNQGQIDITNLDAYAFGLLQAARVRTSKTEFISCPSCGRTLFDLQTTVALIKQHFSHLKHLKIGVMGCIVNGPGEMADADYGYVGAEHGKISLYRKKELIEKNIPQAEAVERLIQLIKDHGDWIEPEKN; from the coding sequence ATGGATTTTTTCAATTACAAACGCCGTCCTACTGTTGACGTACATGTGGGGAATATCATCATGGGCGGAAATTATCCGGTTGTCGTGCAGACGATGACCAATACCAATACGCTCGATACCGAGGGTAGTGTTGCCCAATGTGAGCGCATCATTGCTGCCGGTGCTGACCTGATCCGTCTGACGACACAGGGTGTACGTGAAGCCAATAACTTACGGGAAATACACCAAGAGTTAAGGGATAAGGGATATGCCACTCCCCTGTCGGCTGATATTCATTTTAATCCCCGTGCGGCAGAGGTGGCAGCCACTATCGCGGAGAAAGTGCGTATCAATCCGGGTAATTTTGTGGATAAACAAAAGACTTTTGCCGAGTTGATATATACCGATGAGGAGTATGCACAGGAACTGGAGAAAATACGTTCCAAAGTAGTTCCTTTTCTTCGTATCTGCAAAGAACATGGCACTGCCGTACGTATCGGTGTGAACCACGGTTCACTGTCGGACCGTATCATGAGTCGCTACGGCGATACTCCCGAAGGGATGGTAGAATCCTGTATGGAGTACTTGCGAATTGCCATAGATGAAAATTTTACCGATATTGTGATTTCGATGAAAGCTTCCAATACATTGTTGATGACCAAAGCGGTTCGTTTATTGGTAGCGACCATGGACAAGGAGAATATCCATTTTCCGCTCCATCTGGGAGTGACCGAAGCCGGAGACGGAGAGGATGGTCGAATGAAGTCGGCTGTAGGTATCGGTGCTTTGTTGAGCGACGGGTTAGGCGATACCATTCGTGTTTCATTGAGTGAAGATCCTGAAGTGGAAGTACCTGTAGCCAGAAAATTGGTGGATTATGTAAACCTGAGAAAAGGGCATGCATCCATAGAGGGCAAAATTTATCCCGGCTTTTCCCCTTACTCTACAGACCGGCGTGAAACGGATCCGGTCTGGAATATCGGAGGGGAACATTTGCCTGTGGTAATTTCCGATAGGAGTAAGATTGATGATATGTCGGTCAACCCGCATTTCATCCCCGATTATATTTATATAGGAAGCCGTATGCCGGTTAATTTCCCGAAAGGAATGAAGTCTATTGTCGATTATCCCTATTGGGAAGAGAAAATAGATAATTTTCCGCTCTTTACGGTCGATTCTTTGGATAAAATAAGAGATTGCCATGCAGAAGTAAAGTTCCTGCGACTCTCTTATCCCGAACTCTCGGACGAAGTGATGGCTTTTCTGAAAGAGACGCCCAAAATAGCGGTGATCCTTACTACTGCTCATCAGAATGGGGTAGGAGAGCAGAGGGCATTCTTTCATGCATTGTTGAACGCGGACTGCCGGGTACCGGTAATTCTTCAGCGGAATTATGCCGAAGATGAAGCCGAAGATATTCAGATCAAAGGCGGTGTGGATTTCGGTACTGTTCTCCTTGATGGGTTTGGTAACGGAATTATGATAAGTAACCAGGGGCAAATAGATATAACCAATCTCGATGCTTATGCTTTCGGTCTTCTGCAGGCAGCACGGGTGCGGACAAGCAAGACCGAATTTATCTCCTGTCCCAGTTGTGGAAGGACCTTATTCGACCTGCAGACTACGGTAGCGTTGATCAAACAGCATTTCTCCCATCTCAAGCATCTGAAAATAGGGGTGATGGGCTGTATTGTGAATGGCCCCGGTGAGATGGCTGATGCAGATTACGGATATGTAGGTGCTGAGCACGGCAAGATATCACTCTATCGCAAGAAAGAGTTGATAGAGAAAAATATCCCTCAGGCTGAGGCTGTGGAGCGTCTGATACAACTGATCAAAGATCATGGCGACTGGATTGAGCCGGAGAAAAATTGA
- a CDS encoding MBL fold metallo-hydrolase — protein MKITYIYHSCYLIEFEGFSILFDYYKDTPREDGSGWVKDYLLNKEEELYVLCSHSHYDHFNPEILSWGEWKKNIHYIFSKELLKSGVSKTGDALYLEKEEVYRDHRLTIKAFGSTDAGGSFLVGYNNRHFFHAGDLNNWHWSEEVSTEEALSYENYFLCELELLAEETNRLYLAMFPVDPRLGKDFMRGAEQFVSRIKTDLFLPMHFGENYDKANRFGEIAAWYDCQYLPLSHRGQSFGFGM, from the coding sequence ATGAAAATCACCTATATATATCACAGTTGCTATCTGATTGAATTTGAAGGGTTCTCGATCCTCTTCGACTATTATAAAGATACACCCCGTGAAGATGGTTCTGGCTGGGTGAAAGATTACCTGCTCAATAAGGAGGAGGAGCTTTATGTCTTATGCTCGCATTCGCATTATGATCATTTTAATCCGGAAATTCTTTCCTGGGGTGAATGGAAAAAGAATATCCACTATATTTTCTCTAAGGAGTTATTAAAAAGTGGAGTATCCAAAACTGGAGATGCACTTTATCTCGAAAAAGAAGAGGTGTATCGAGACCATCGACTGACAATAAAAGCGTTCGGATCGACTGACGCCGGAGGTTCTTTTCTGGTGGGGTACAATAACCGGCATTTTTTTCATGCCGGGGATTTGAATAACTGGCACTGGAGTGAAGAGGTCAGTACCGAAGAGGCTCTTTCCTATGAAAATTATTTTCTATGTGAGCTGGAGCTGTTGGCAGAAGAGACCAATCGTCTCTATCTGGCAATGTTTCCTGTTGATCCCCGGCTGGGAAAAGATTTTATGCGGGGTGCGGAACAATTTGTATCACGTATAAAAACCGATCTCTTCCTGCCGATGCATTTTGGAGAGAATTATGATAAAGCAAACCGGTTTGGAGAGATTGCTGCCTGGTATGATTGCCAATATCTGCCGTTATCACATCGGGGACAATCATTTGGATTTGGGATGTAA